In Carboxydothermus pertinax, the following are encoded in one genomic region:
- the gltX gene encoding glutamate--tRNA ligase produces the protein MVKVRFAPSPTGPLHIGGARSALFNYLFARKNDGVFIVRIEDTDLERSSRESEKNILESLKWLGITWDEGIEVGGSNGPYRQTERLSVYQKYAKKLIDEGFAYYCFCTEEERQALLAKGEMPRYLGKCRNLSPDMREKYLAQGRKPTIRFKVPVGRTIVINDLVRGVVRFDTDGIGDFIIVKSDGIPTYNFAVVIDDATMGITHVLRGEEHLSNTPRQILLYEALGFKAPEFAHISLILGKDRTKMSKRHGATSVENYRERGYLPEALVNFLALLGWSPGTEEEIFSMEQLIERFSLERVAKNPAIFDMDKLNWINGYYIRNSELSRIIDLSLPYFQKRGYVSENPTEEELNKLTKVVEATREYVSALAELPDHATIFYEKEINFEDEAKGLLMDLEVKEILKKISEKLDELKSQDYEEVKGFLKKLPKELGVGGKKVYMPLRAALTGKTHGPELYQILGILGPDETKRRIVDVIFKG, from the coding sequence ATGGTTAAAGTACGCTTTGCACCCAGCCCAACCGGACCTTTACATATTGGAGGTGCCCGGTCAGCACTTTTTAATTATCTTTTTGCCCGGAAAAATGATGGGGTTTTTATAGTAAGGATTGAAGATACCGATTTAGAACGTTCAAGTCGAGAATCGGAGAAAAATATCTTAGAAAGTCTTAAATGGCTTGGTATTACCTGGGATGAAGGTATTGAAGTAGGAGGTAGTAATGGCCCATACCGCCAAACCGAAAGACTTTCTGTTTACCAAAAGTATGCCAAGAAGCTTATCGATGAAGGATTTGCTTACTACTGTTTTTGTACCGAAGAAGAACGGCAGGCCCTTTTGGCCAAAGGGGAAATGCCCCGCTATCTTGGCAAATGCCGCAATTTATCTCCTGATATGCGGGAAAAATACTTGGCCCAGGGGCGGAAGCCGACGATACGTTTTAAGGTACCTGTGGGTAGAACAATTGTTATTAATGACCTGGTACGGGGAGTAGTACGCTTTGATACCGATGGTATTGGCGATTTTATTATTGTAAAGTCCGACGGCATACCAACTTATAATTTTGCAGTAGTAATTGATGATGCAACCATGGGTATTACCCATGTGTTGCGCGGGGAAGAACACCTTTCTAATACTCCGCGGCAGATTTTGCTATACGAGGCTTTAGGTTTTAAAGCGCCAGAGTTTGCTCACATCTCTTTAATTCTCGGTAAGGACAGGACCAAAATGTCCAAACGGCATGGAGCGACTTCCGTAGAGAATTACCGGGAAAGGGGTTATTTACCGGAAGCGCTGGTTAATTTTTTAGCCCTTTTAGGATGGTCACCGGGGACAGAGGAAGAGATTTTCAGTATGGAACAATTAATTGAGCGCTTTTCTTTAGAGAGAGTTGCTAAAAATCCGGCAATATTTGATATGGATAAATTAAACTGGATTAACGGCTATTACATCAGAAATTCGGAACTCTCCCGGATTATTGATTTAAGCCTTCCATATTTTCAAAAACGGGGGTATGTATCGGAAAACCCAACGGAAGAAGAATTAAATAAACTAACTAAAGTAGTAGAAGCTACCCGGGAATATGTTTCAGCCTTAGCGGAACTTCCTGACCATGCTACTATTTTTTACGAGAAGGAAATTAACTTTGAGGATGAGGCTAAAGGCCTGTTAATGGATTTAGAGGTCAAAGAAATATTAAAGAAAATTTCCGAAAAACTTGATGAATTAAAAAGCCAGGATTATGAAGAAGTTAAAGGATTTTTAAAGAAACTTCCCAAAGAACTGGGGGTAGGGGGCAAAAAAGTTTATATGCCTTTAAGGGCTGCTTTAACCGGTAAAACTCACGGACCGGAATTATACCAAATCCTTGGAATTC